One window of the Cryptococcus neoformans var. grubii H99 chromosome 12, complete sequence genome contains the following:
- a CDS encoding aldehyde dehydrogenase (NAD) — protein sequence MSLPKHISTPLSQIDKLYDTVNKRFNSGATLPLAYRLYNLKQLAYLIKDNESLIQAAIEKDNGKGPFDATLGDIWPPLNEVDLAVKNVKKWMKDESRTGDAILAMKSMPSRVKKQPKGAALILATWNYPWQLALCPLVGAISAGCTAIIKGSEHSPASSALMADLLPKYLDPEGYAVVLGEVEQAQALLKKPWGHILYTGSASVGKIVAEAAAKTLTPTTLELGGKSPVIVASDADLKIAARRMFSIKQMTGGQICVAPDYVLCVKNKVDEFISICKTTLDEFFPPSPSPQSLLNNQSASSFLRSHADFSRQLSYIQTAEKAGKLVYKGEMDEQTKRMGISLIMLNENGEGEEGGIMVDEIFGPVLAIIPVESIEAAIAYVNARPKPLSLYVCSRKRSVFENIITKTTSGSATWNDFGIATLSRNIPFGGVGGSGWGSYHGKDGFNTFTHHKAVLEIPYMFEPLMSLRYPPMSILAKRILPFLMFNGIHFSRPKSVEHEQGALKRRKWGSRLVWFGVVLAGALVGGRLIMGKGF from the exons ATGTCACTTCCTAAACACATCTCCACACCTCTCTCACAGATCGATAAG CTTTACGACACTGTTAACAAACGTTTCAATTCTGGAGCCACCCTTCCCCTCGCTTATAGGCTCTATAATCTTAAGCAACTGGCATATCTTATCAAAGATAATGAATCCCTTATTCAAGCGGCTATCGAGAAGGATAACGGTAAAGGCCCATTCGATGCAACTCTCGGCGAC ATATGGCCGCCGTTGAATGAGGTTGATCTCGCTGTTAAAAATGTAAAGAAATggatgaaagatgagagTCGAACGGGAGATGCGATACTTGCAATGAAATCGATGC CCTCACGCGTCAAGAAGCAGCCCAAAGGCGCTGCATTG ATCCTGGCAACATGG AACTACCCCTGGCAGCTAGCCCTCTGCCCGCTGGTAGGAGCCATCTCAGCAGGCTGCACAGCCATCATCAAAGGCTCCGAGCACTcacctgcttcttctgccctCATGGCCGACCTCTTGCCTAAGTATCTCGACCCAGAGGGGTATGCTGTGGTGCTTGGGGAGGTCgagcaagctcaagcttTGTTGAAAAAACCTTGGGGGCATA TTCTTTATACCGGATCGGCGAGTGTGGGCAAGATCGTGGCTGAAGCTGCCGCTAAGACGCTTACCCCGACTACTCTTGAG CTCGGAGGGAAGAGCCCCGTGATTGTTGCATCAGATGCTGACCTCAAAATTgcggcaagaaggatgttCAGTATCAAACAGATGACGGGTGGTCAGATATGCG TTGCTCCCGATTATGTGCTCTGTGTGAAAAATAAAGTGGACGAATTCATCTCCATATGCAAAACCAC ACTCGATGAgttcttccctccttctccttcacctcaatctctcctcaacaatcaatccgcctcttccttcttgcgCTCCCACGCAGACTTTTCCCGCCAACTTTCTTACATACAAACCGCCGAAAAGGCTGGTAAACTAGTATACAAGGGCGAGATGGATGAGCAGACAAAAAGAATGGGGATTTCGTTGATTATGCTCAATGAAAatggtgaaggagaggaaggtggtATAATGGTGGATGAAATTTTTGGGCCCGTTTTAGCTATCATCCCAGTTGAG AGCATTGAAGCCGCTATCGCGTACGTTAATGCCCGTCCTAAACCCCTCTCTTTGTATGTCTGTTCCCGCAAACGATCCGTCTTCGAGAATA TCATTACCAAGACGACTAGCGGTTCAGCCACATGGAATGACTTTGGAATAGCTACCTTGTCACGTAACATCCCGTTCGGGGGTGTAGGCGGAAGTGGGTGGGGTTCGTATCATGGGAAAGACGGTTTCAATACCTTTACGCACCATAAAG CCGTGTTGGAGATACCATATAT GTTTGAACCCCTCATGTCCCTTCGTTACCCACCAATGTCCATTCTCGCGAAGCGCATCCTACCTTTCCTCATGTTCAATGGCATTCATTTCTCCCGACCCAAGTCGGTCGAGCACGAGCAAGGGGCAttaaaaagaagaaagtggGGGTCGAGGCTGGTTTGGTTTGGAGTGGTTTTGGCTGGGGCTTTGGTAGGGGGAAGGCTGATAATGGGAAAGGGGTTTTGA
- a CDS encoding rab GTPase activator, producing MLTWPGFVFVSVPPPKGEKYAFAVPLAGIYSILVYPPSLSHWYGSATINLTGGVSLPTLYFHDDESPLLASPNPSATPTPRARWGFPPFLSLLAHRAVLVRSKLVHSRQGAELWLVNPSKADREVHEAGVDNDEPEPDVIPSLKNKKPATHYPPKPDYPAAYPHFDTMGTTNPKQALLTSLSNLTNLSRRKASQILSHPLAQPVVPHLPPAVRSLVNVPGEWERNGQSNNSNNSKNKSVLQKGNDVASEFESARLYLAKWARVVAEEGERARRSELAAQARIRGSTSTTSAAATQTGDGDDDDAEDLASSLGVFSLLPSKAYSKRPVPSPTRTPQDPITLPEWEKWAEEGKDELFVRQQIFRRGFSDVERDKLARREAWEVLLGVVPWSVGGFGPGEQVEKRKREREEVRQGRRRVYKGLKSQWRAEFADGSEREAWKEEWHRIDSEKSEWEDDEEEGGMASLNRMSDLLSPIYVVFDANEGDAFWGLVGVMKMMESNFLRDQSGMKKQLSTLQQLISILDPLLYTHLERTDSLNLFFTFRWILIAFKREFPFDAIIHLWEVLWTGYYSEKFVLFVAMAVLESHREVIIRYLGEFDEVLKYANDLSGTIDLDTTLAQAEVLFLSFRALVEDLDKDNNEMSSGLLVGSDDGLRHRTTAATAATATTTTGDGKGKGKGKDKVPAESEEGLAEGEGGGERKEKMGKKMISEELRELLVSWKPE from the exons ATGCTGACGTGGCCAGGATTCGTGTTCGTGTCAGTGCCGCCGCCAAAGGGGGAAAAGTATGCATTCGCAGTCCCCCTCGCCGGCATCTACAGCATCCTCGTGTACCCC CCCAGCTTGTCCCACTGGTACGGCTCCGCGACTATCAA TCTCACCGGGGGGGTCTCCCTCCCCACCCTCTACTTTCACGACGACGAGTcccccctcctcgcctCGCCCAATCCCAGCGCCACACCCACCCCCCGAGCCCGGTGGGGATTCCCGCCCTTCCTATCCCTGCTTGCCCACCGTGCCGTCCTTGTCCGCTCCAAGCTCGTACACTCTCGCCAGGGCGCAGAACTCTGGCTCGTCAACCCTTCCAAGGCGGATCGAGAAGTACACGAAGCCGGCGTCGACAATGACGAGCCCGAACCCGACGTCATCCCCTCCCTCAAAAACAAGAAACCCGCCACACACTACCCGCCTAAACCCGACTATCCAGCGGCGTACCCCCATTTCGACACGATGGGCACGACCAACCCCAAACAGGCACTCCTCACCTCACTATCCAACTTGACCAACCTCTCGCGCCGCAAAGCATCCCAGATCCTCTCCCACCCCCTCGCCCAACCTGTCGTCCCCCACCTCCCGCCCGCCGTACGTTCCCTCGTCAACGTCCCCGGCGAATGGGAACGTAACGGCCAAtccaacaacagcaacaacagcaagaACAAATCGGTACTCCAAAAGGGAAACGATGTGGCGAGCGAATTCGAAAGCGCGAGACTATACTTGGCCAAATGGGCACGAGTCGTAGCCGAAGAAGGCGAGCGTGCTCGTCGATCTGAGCTTGCCGCCCAAGCCCGTATCCGCGgatccacctccaccacctccgccGCCGCTACTCAAACGGGGGAcggcgacgacgacgacgcgGAAGACCTCGCCTCATCCCTCGGcgtcttctccctcctcccttccaaAGCATACTCCAAACGCCCCGTCCCCTCGCCGACACGAACCCCGCAAGACCCCATCACACTGCCCGAATGGGAAAAAtgggcagaagaaggaaaagacgaGCTGTTTGTGCGACAGCAGATATTTAGGAGGGGTTTCTCCGATGTGGAGCGTGATAAGCTCGCGAGGAGGGAGGCGTGGGAGGTGTTGTTGGGGGTCGTGCCGTGGTCGGTGGGCGGGTTTGGACCGGGTGAGCaagtggagaagagaaaaagggagagggaggaagtgaggcaaggaagaaggagggtgtACAAAGGGCTGAAGAGTCAATGGAGGGCCGAGTTTGCAGACGGGAGTGAGAGGGAAGcttggaaagaggaatggCATCGGATTGAC AGTGAGAAGAGTGAatgggaggatgatgaagaggaaggaggtaTGGCCAGTCTGAATC GCATGTCAGATTTGTTGAGCCCGATATACGTCGTATTCGATGCCAATGAGGGTGATGCCTTTTGGGGTTTGGTAGGCGTGATGAAAATGATG GAGAGCAACTTTTTGCGCGACCAAAGTGGGATGAAAAAACAACTCTCCACCCTCCAACaactcatctccatcctcgaccCATTGCTATACACCCACCTCGAACGCACCGACTCgctcaacctcttcttcacctttcGCTGGATCCTCATCGCATTCAAACGCGAATTCCCATTCGacgccatcatccatctctgGGAAGTCCTCTGGACAGGGTATTATTCCGAGAAATTTGTATTGTTTGTGGCGATGGCCGTGCTGGAGAGTCATAGAGAGGTGATTATAAGGTATCTCGGAGAGTTTGATGAGGTGTTGAAGTATGCGAATGATCTTAGTGGTACC ATCGACCTTGATACAACACTCGCCCAAGCAGAGGTACTCTTCCTCAGTTTCCGAGCACTTGTGGAGGATCTTGATAAAGATAATAATGAAATGTCTTCTGGTCTTTTGGTTGGGTCCGACGATGGGTTACGACATCGTACGACGGCAGCGACGGCAGCGAcggcgacgacgacgactgGCGATGGTAAAGGTAAAGGTAAAGGCAAAGACAAGGTTCCCGCGGAAAGTGAAGAGGGACTCgccgagggagagggaggaggggaaaggaaagaaaaaatgggaaaaaaaatgatTTCAGAAGAATTGAGAGAATTGCTGGTCAGTTGGAAACCGGAATAA
- a CDS encoding trans-aconitate 3-methyltransferase — MLLLKISTKSIITTTLSCSKRSITMKSFADSSFDVERYLSCRPSYPQEVYDIILAYHSHFPPNRSGHKGGNTRLLDLGCGPGFIASTLAPHFEHTLGLDPSPKMVKVGLQPVRGEHVEYKVGNAEDLDSAGVGVGDNGVDLVVAGQAAHWFDHSRVWPQLTRHVRPGGTVAYLGYAELLFPSHPHLTHLFTSFSSSPPPNGIGPYWSQPGRGIVEGLLDRVPFPVKPALRREAGEGVEEVERVVGRRPVMIDEPAPALEPGLDRETCLDVLKKYEGEWAPETAIRIRHTPSSPFFMRQHWTLTQLEAYLRTFSATHEYWRVNPDDEAKGRIKKGEGDVVDRFMVVIKRAFENEGVVDKDGKGSFDVAWPLVLMMIKKKNM; from the exons ATGTTACTCCTCAAGATATCCACAAAATCGATTATCACCACTACGCTCTCCTGCAGCAAGAGATCAATCACCATGAAGAGCTTTGCAGATTCCTCATTCGATGTCGAGAGATACCTCAGCTGTCGACC GTCATACCCCCAAGAAGTCTACgacatcatcctcgccTACCATTCCCACTTTCCACCCAACCGCTCCGGCCATAAAGGTGGTAACACCCGTCTCCTCGATTTAGGCTGTGGACCGGGCTTCATAGCGTCCACCTTGGCACCCCACTTCGAGCATACCCTGGGATTGGATCCGTCCCCGAAGATGGTTAAAGTCGGATTACAGCCTGTGCGAGGTGAACACGTAGAATATAAAGTAGGGAATGCGGAGGATCTGGATAGTGCGGGTGTGGGTGTAGGTGACAACGGTGTGGATCTGGTCGTTGCCG GACAAGCGGCGCATTGGTTTGATCATTCAAGAGTATGGCCCCAGCTGACTAGACATGTCAGACCAGGTGGGACTGTCGCTTACCTC GGCTACGCCGaactcctcttcccatcccaccCCCACCTCACTCACCTTttcacttccttctcctcttcccctccacccAACGGCATTGGGCCCTACTGGTCCCAGCCGGGGAGGGGGATTGTAGAAGGGTTATTGGATAGGGTCCCTTTTCCTGTTAAACCGGCGCTAAGGCGGGAGGCAGGGGagggggtggaggaggtagaGAGGGTAGTGGGGAGACGACCGGTGATGATCGACGAGCCTGCGCCGGCGCTGGAGCCGGGGCTGGATCGGGAGACTTGTCTAGATGTTCTGAAAAAGTATGAGGGAGAGTGGGCACCAGAAACCGCCATCCGAATCCGGCATACCCCGtcctcccccttttttATGCGCCAACACTGGACGCTTACGCAGCTCGAAGCCTACCTCCGCACGTTTTCCGCGACGCACGAGTATTGGAGGGTGAACCCTGACGACGAAGCAAAGGGGCGGATAAAgaagggggaaggggatgtGGTAGACCGGTTCATGGTGGTGATTAAAAGAGCGTTTGAAAATGAAGGGGTGGTGGataaagatggaaaagggaGTTTTGATGTCGCTTGGCCGTTGgtcttgatgatgatcaagaagaagaacatgTAG
- a CDS encoding peroxin-14: protein MPDSTPPDRVQLIQNAILFLNDPKTQNSSLTSRVQFLESKGLTEKEIEQAIREAGDAGTAGVVGEGEVERERVGPSSAYGRPPERPRVPAPNYGYGYTYAPPEPPKRDWRDLFIMAMVSGGVVYGLTALARKYLLPHLRPPSTTAFQSTSSELTSKYDEAARLLNELTEETSKAQMSIEEDREKVNQVVEEVEVAVKGLKAGEERWRDEMRDMRGEVESLKELVPRMIEKHMQSQSSALADLQSEIRSLKTLLASRSQLPATGSVAGSGSESRSGAGSPAPTPTAAAANALLGPRAGGKAGIPAWQMAPPPPPTSTTHTSSNSTSTNGSGSGEDTSEMDKGKGKEE from the exons ATGCCCGACTCCACCCCCCCAGACAGAGTCCAGCTCATCCAGAacgccatcctcttcctcaacgaCCCCAAAACCCAAAACTCGTCGCTTACTTCACGTGTCCAGTTCCTCGAGTCCAAGGGGCTCacagagaaggagattgagcaGGCTATACGGGAAGCGGGCGATGCTGGGACGGCAGGTGTGgtgggggaaggggaagtgGAACGGGAAAGGGTAGGACCGTCTTCCGCATACGGACGACCACCCGAAAGACCGCGTGTACCTGCTCCAAACTACGGATACGGCTACACTTATGCCCCGCCTGAGCCGCCAAAGAGGGATTGGAGAGATTTATTC ATTATGGCGATGGTGTCGGGTGGTGTGGTATATGGTCTTACGGCTCTTGCTCGC AAATACCTTCTCCCGCACTTACGACCCCCGTCCACCACTGCATTCCAATCCACCTCCTCCGAACTCACCTCGAAATACGACGAGGCCGCGCGTCTCCTGAACGAGTTGACGGAAGAAACGAGTAAGGCCCAGATGAGTATCGAAGAAGATCGGGAGAAAGTGAATcaggtggtggaagaggtaGAAGTCGCGGTAAAGGGATTAAAGgcgggggaagagaggtggagggatGAGATGAGGGATATGAGgggagaggtggagagTTTGAAAGAGTTGGTTCCTCGG ATGATTGAGAAGCACATGCAATCACAATCTTCTGCTCTCGCAGACCTCCAATCTGAAATTCGATCACTCAAAACGCTTCTCGCTTCACGATCCCAACTCCCTGCCACCGGTTCTGTCGCTGGCTCTGGCTCGGAGAGTAGAAGTGGTGCTGGCAGCCCCGCACCGACACCAACTGCAGCTGCCGCAAACGCCCTTTTAGGCCCGAGGGCGGGTGGGAAAGCTGGGATACCTGCTTGGCAGATGGCGCCTCCCCCGCCTCCTACCAGTACGACCCATACTTCAAGTAATAGTACTAGCACGAATGGGAGTGGAAGTGGGGAGGATACCTCAGAAATGGACAAGGGGAAGGGTAAGGAGGAGTAA
- a CDS encoding aspartate aminotransferase: protein MSFTNFWAGVPEGPPDPILGVTDAFKKDTSPKKVNLGVGAYRDEDGKPYVLDSVLKAEDILHKKKLDKEYLPITGAADFIKLASELAYGKDSKPLREGRVAVSQSISGTGALRIATGFLSSFYSGPKVIYLPNPTWGNHVPLAESVGIKVERYRYFDKKTVGLDFEGMKEDIKNAESGSIILLHACAQNPTGIDPTQEQWKELSELLKAKKHLPLFDMAYQGFASGDIIRDAFAVRYFVEQGHQIILCQSFAKNLGLYAERAGTFSMVCASPEEKERVMSQVKRVVRPLYSSPPIHGAQLVATILGTPELYDEWLTEVKKMADRIIAMREKLYNLLIELKTPGEWGHIKSQIGMFSFTGISKEQVEDLAEYAHVYMTKDGRISMAGLNEHNIQYFAESLSKVVKGELRTKSAL, encoded by the exons ATGA GTTTCACAAACTTTTGGGCTGGCGTTCCCGAGGG TCCTCCCGACCCCATCCTCG GTGTGACCGATGCATTTAAGAAGGATACATCTCCAAAGAAGGTCAACCTTGGTGTCG GTGCCTAC CGTGACGAGGATGGCAAGCCTTACGTTCTCGACTCTGTCTTGAAAGCTGAAGACATCTTGCACAAAAAGAAGCTCGACAAGGAGTACCTTCCTATCACC GGTGCTGCCGATTTTATCAAGCTTGCTTCTGAGCTCGCTTATGGCAAAGACTCCAAGCCTCTGCGGGAAGGTCGA GTCGCTGTCTCTCAATCCATCTCTGGTACGGGCGCCCTCCGAATTGCTACTGGCTTCCTCTCCAGCTTCTACTCTGGCCCCAAGGTCATCTACTTGCCCAACCCCACTTGGGGTAACCACGTTCCTTTGGCCGAGTCTGTCGGTATCAAGGTCGAAAGATATAGGTACTTTGACAAAAAGACAGTCGGTCTTGACTTTGAGGGCATGAAGGAGGACATCAAG AACGCCGAATCCGGCTCTATT ATCCTTCTCCATGCCTGTGCTCAAAACCCTACAGGTATCGACCCTACCCAGGAGCAATGGAAGGAGTTGAGCGAGTTGCTCAAGGCTAAGAAGCATCTTCCCTTGTTCGACATGGCGTACCAAGGTTTCGCTTCTGGTGACATCATCCGTGACGCTTTTGCCGTACGATACTTTGTTGAACAGGGTCACCAGATCATCCTCTGCCAATCTTTCGCCAAA AACTTGGGTCTCTATGCTGAGCGAGCCGGTACCTTCTCCATGGTCTGCGCTTCCcccgaggagaaggaacgGGTCATGTCCCAAGTCAAGCGTGTTGTCCGACCTCTCTACTCTTCTCCCCCCATCCACGGTGCTCAGCTGGTTGCTACCATTCTCGGTACTCCTGAGCTTTACGATGAGTG GCTTACtgaggtgaagaagatggctgACCGTATCATTGCCATGCGAGAAAAGCTTTACAACCTCCTCATTGAGCTCAAGACTCCCGGAGAATGGGGGCACATCAAGTCTCAAATCG GCATGTTCTCTTTCACCGGTATCTCAAAAGAACAAGTTGAGGACCTCGCCGAGTACGCTCACGTGTACATGACCAAGGACGGCCGTATCTCCATGGCTGGTTTGAATGAGCATAACATTCAATACTTTGCTGAGAGCTTGTCCAAGGTAGTCAAGGGCGAGTTGAGGACCAAGTCGGCACTTtag
- a CDS encoding aryl-alcohol dehydrogenase, with amino-acid sequence MPRPALTSSTDYTPADPNAKLSMADLFAPAPKPKTELERYRLLSPSAAIRVSPLCLGAMSLGDQWTPFMGGALNFEESCKFLDTFYEAGGNFIDTANNYQNEQSEMIIGEWMEKRGIRDEIVLATKYTTFCLDRKEGKFQGIGANFVGNHKKSLRLSVEDSLKKLRTSYIDLLYVHWWDYSTSIPELMQSLNDLVKSGKVLYLGISDTPAWVVSQANEYARHHGLAQFVVYQGLWNLGVRDLERDVIPMARANGMSIAPWGALGQGKFKSPEELKNKDKWRAGAPPTEQDIKISEALSEVAKELAADVKPASIAMAWVRQTVTNCFPIIGGTNPEHLKANIEALKITLTDKQMEKLNDAYKFDYGFPYNRFGRDPHYLPEGKPDNGLLTTAAHLKYTQLP; translated from the exons ATGCCTCGACCTGCCCTCACCTCTTCTACTGACTACACCCCAGCTGACCCTAATGCTAAGCTCA GCATGGCTGATCTTTTTGCTCCTGCTCCCAAGCCCAAGACGGAGCTTGAGCGATACAGgctcctttctccttctgcgGCTA TCCGGGTTTCTCCTCTCTGCTTGGGCGCAATGTCCCTCGGCGACCAGTGGACCCCATTCATGGGTGGCGCCCTTAACTTTGAGGAGTCTTGCAAATTCCTCGACACTTTTTACGAGGCTGGGGGTAACTTTATCGACACTGCCAACAACTATCAAAATGAGCAGTCTGAGATGATTATTGGTgaatggatggagaagcGAGGCATTCGGGATGAAATTGTCCTTGCTAC CAAGTATACCACCTTCTGCCTTGACAGGAAAGAGGGCAAGTTCCAGGGTATCGGTGCCAACTTCGTTGGTAACCACAAGAAGAGCCTTCGCCTGTCT GTCGAAGACTCCCTCAAGAAGCTTCGTACCAGCTACATCGATCTACTCTACGTTCACTGGTGGGACTACTCCACGTCCATTCCCGAGTTGATGCAGAGTTTGAACGACCTCGTCAAGAGCGGCAAGGTTCTCTACCTCGGTATTTCTGATACCCCTG CCTGGGTAGTCTCACAGGCCAACGAGTATGCTCGTCACCACGGCCTCGCCCAGTTTGTGGTCTACCAAGGTTTGTGGAATCTCGGTGTTAGGGATTTGGAGCGAGACGTCATCCCTATGGCTCGTGCCAATGGTATGAGCATCG CCCCTTGGGGTGCTCTCGGTCAGGGCAAATTCAAGTCGCCCGAGGAACTCAAGAACAAGGACAAGTGGCGAGCTGGCGCACCTCCCACCGAGCAGGATATCAAGATCTCTGAAGCTCTTTCCGAGGTTGCCAAAGAGCTCGCTGCCGATGTCAAACCCGCCAGTA TTGCAATGGCATGGGTCAGGCAGACAGTTACCAATTGTTTCCCTATCATTGGCGGTACCAACCCCGAGCACCTCAAGGCTAACATTGAG GCTCTCAAGATCACCCTCACCGATAAGCAAATGGAGAAGCTCAACGACGCATATAAATTTGACTATGGATTCCCTTACAACCGCTTTGGTAGAGACCCACATTACCTTCCTGAGGGTAAGCCAGACAATGGTTTGCTTACGACA GCCGCGCATTTGAAGTATACTCAACTTCCTTAA
- a CDS encoding peptidyl-tRNA hydrolase ICT1, with product MRVLRLLPRRLLSTTACLAAKPPVQLLHISKLGSESEHLLARQWVDAFNPEDIPKEGWVATRSRSSGPGGQHVNKTESKVTIRCDLNRAVGRWLPKFIMSALTKSTHYHHSPPSLLITSQTTRSASQNQANALNLLHQTIVSTANSLIINPTSPEQKERVKELEKKEKERRMEMKKRRSIKKASRRE from the exons ATGCGTGTCCTACGATTGCTCCCTCGTCGACTATTATCTACTACGGCTTGCCTCGCCGCTAAACCTCCAGTACAGCTCCTTCATATATCAAAGCTTGGCTCAGAATCTGAACATCTACTTGCGAGACAATGGGTGGATGCCTTTAACCCAGAAGATATACCGAAGGAAGGCTGGGTGGCCACAAGGAGTCGGTCCAGCGGGCCTGGTGGTCAG CATGTAAACAAAACGGAATCGAAGGTTACTATAAGATGTGATTTAAATCGGGCTGTCGGTCGGTGGTTACCCAAGTTCATCATGTCAGCTTTAACGAAATCT ACGCATTACCATCACTCCCCACCGTCGCTCCTCATCACTTCTCAAACAACACGGTCGGCTTCTCAGAATCAAGCTAATGCTCTGAATCTTTTACATCAAACTATCGTCTCCACTGCCAACTCTCTCATCATAAATCCCACCAGTCCGGAACAGAAAGAACGTGTCAAGGAActggagaaaaaagaaaaagaaagaagaatggagatgaaaaagaggagaagcaTTAAAAAGGCTAGTCGAAGGGAATAA
- a CDS encoding beta-glucan synthesis-associated protein gives MTQEPIHDLDFRSGMVQSWNKLCFNKNAIFEVSASFHGTSETGGFWPGIWTMDNLDRPGYAGTTDGTWPYSYDSCEVGTLPNQTWVNGTGPIAAFTTGPNGGTLSYLPGQRISACTCPGKDHPGLDFTVGQAAPEIDMVEAQIAIAEGEGQVSAARQLAPFDDYYQFDNSTRYATIYDKDLTYDNTYLGSTTQQSASGLTTVPSNIYYDQNGESKQFTMFAIEYLVFPDDRDNAYITWWADNKTSWTLHSGGMGPNERTEISRRLIPEEPMTMVMNLHTYVG, from the exons ATGACTCAAGAACCAATTCACGATCTCGACTTCAGGTCGGGAATGGTTCAATCGTGGAACAAGTTGTGTTTCAATAAGAATGCTATCTTCGAAGTTTCAGCCAGTTTCCACGGTACATCTGAAACTGGAGGGTTCTGGCCCGGTATTTGGACAATGGATAACTTGGACAGACCAGGATATGCCGGGACGACGGACGGAACATGGCC GTATTCTTATGACTCTTGCGAGGTCGGCACATTACCCAATCAGACATGGGTGAATGGGACAGGTCCCATAGCAGCGTTCACGACCGGACCCAACGGTGGAACTCTATCATATTTACCTGGCCAACGAATTTCAGCTTGTACTTGCCCTGGTAAAGACCATCCCGGACTTGATTTTACTGTTGGTCAAGCAGCTCCTGAGATCGATATGGTTGAAGCCCAGATTGCCATcgcagaaggagaaggacaagtATCTGCAGCTCGACAGCTTGCCCCCTTCGATGATTATTATCAGTTCGACAATTCAACCCGATATGCCACCATCTACGACAAAGATCTGACCTATGACAACACGTATCTGGGTAGTACCACACAGCAATCAGCCTCTGGTCTTACCACCGTCCCTTCCAACATCTACTACGACCAAAATGGAGAGAGTAAACAGTTTACAATGTTTGCTATAGAGTACCTGGTATTCCCGGATGATCGAGACAATGCGTACATCACTTGGTGGGCGGATAATAAAACATCTTGGACACTTCATTCAGGCGGTATGGGTCCCAACGAGAGAACTGAGATCAGTAGGCGACTTATACCTGAAGAGCCTATGACTATG GTCATGAATCTTCATACGTATG TCGGATAA
- a CDS encoding beta-glucan synthesis-associated protein, variant yields the protein MLSSKFQPVSTVHLKLEGSGPVFGQWITWTDQDMPGRRTEHGREVSLGSYLESERLICQRYSYDSCEVGTLPNQTWVNGTGPIAAFTTGPNGGTLSYLPGQRISACTCPGKDHPGLDFTVGQAAPEIDMVEAQIAIAEGEGQVSAARQLAPFDDYYQFDNSTRYATIYDKDLTYDNTYLGSTTQQSASGLTTVPSNIYYDQNGESKQFTMFAIEYLVFPDDRDNAYITWWADNKTSWTLHSGGMGPNERTEISRRLIPEEPMTMVMNLHTYVG from the exons ATGCTATCTTCGAAGTTTCAGCCAGTTTCCACGGTACATCTGAAACTGGAGGGTTCTGGCCCGGTATTTGGACAATGGATAACTTGGACAGACCAGGATATGCCGGGACGACGGACGGAACATGGCCGTGAGGTATCACTCGGATCGTATTTGGAATCCGAAAGGCTTATTTGTCAAAGGTATTCTTATGACTCTTGCGAGGTCGGCACATTACCCAATCAGACATGGGTGAATGGGACAGGTCCCATAGCAGCGTTCACGACCGGACCCAACGGTGGAACTCTATCATATTTACCTGGCCAACGAATTTCAGCTTGTACTTGCCCTGGTAAAGACCATCCCGGACTTGATTTTACTGTTGGTCAAGCAGCTCCTGAGATCGATATGGTTGAAGCCCAGATTGCCATcgcagaaggagaaggacaagtATCTGCAGCTCGACAGCTTGCCCCCTTCGATGATTATTATCAGTTCGACAATTCAACCCGATATGCCACCATCTACGACAAAGATCTGACCTATGACAACACGTATCTGGGTAGTACCACACAGCAATCAGCCTCTGGTCTTACCACCGTCCCTTCCAACATCTACTACGACCAAAATGGAGAGAGTAAACAGTTTACAATGTTTGCTATAGAGTACCTGGTATTCCCGGATGATCGAGACAATGCGTACATCACTTGGTGGGCGGATAATAAAACATCTTGGACACTTCATTCAGGCGGTATGGGTCCCAACGAGAGAACTGAGATCAGTAGGCGACTTATACCTGAAGAGCCTATGACTATG GTCATGAATCTTCATACGTATG TCGGATAA